In Tubulanus polymorphus chromosome 8, tnTubPoly1.2, whole genome shotgun sequence, one genomic interval encodes:
- the LOC141910321 gene encoding peptidase inhibitor 16-like, with product MIARNSQDKPITAALAVLTSLLGAVFLIQPLDAATQSPDTNDVVQDIELWTGDIPEDKQPPPLQLPTAGDFKRIMLTAHNQFRDKESAASNKNIKHLEWDDRLASQSLSLAELCKFQHSKADGTSRQKNEGENIWKGHTIDGFLNAVESWYNEKSAYNYSKNRCKMGYSCGHYKQVVWGKTKKVGCGYQYCVDESHILVFCQYKSASAGAKKPY from the exons ATGATAGCCCGCAACAGCCAGGACAAACCAATCACCGCTGCCCTCGCAGTTTTGACGTCCCTTCTCGGAGCTGTCTTCCTGATACAGCCACTGGACGCTGCAACCCAGTCACCGGACACTAATGACGTTGTCCAAGACATTGAGCTGTGGACCGGGGATATTCCAGAAGATAAGCAGCCTCCACCGTTGCAGCTTCCAACAGCGGGCGATTTCAAAAGAATTATGTTGACTGCGCATAACCAGTTCCGAGACAAGGAGTCCGCCGCGTCCAACAAAAACATCAAACATCTG GAATGGGATGATAGATTGGCAAGCCAGTCGCTAAGCCTGGCGGAACTGTGCAAGTTTCAACATTCCAAAGCAGATGGAACGAGCAGGCAAAAAAATGAAGGCGAGAATATATGGAAGGGACACACCATCGACGGATTTCTGAATGCCGTTGAATCTTGGTACAATGAGAAGTCCGCTTACAACTATTCCAAAAATAGATGCAAAATGGGCTACTCGTGCGGGCACTATAAACAG GTTGTTTGGGGAAAAACTAAAAAAGTTGGATGCGGTTATCAATACTGCGTAGACGAGAGCCACATCCTCGTGTTCTGCCAGTACAAATCAGC CAGTGCTGGAGCAAAAAAACCTTACTAA
- the LOC141910108 gene encoding uncharacterized protein LOC141910108 yields the protein MEFSVTDDSAAASEADGAKTARSRGISAMVDEQRELNGKLGKLRLDCQGKLHRIDREKNKILSEHKRDKNNGSSDSLASRGSADSAVELTGLPKAALRRRGSVDVGLLMNERRAQQEFSNLAGRRGSDSKLDRHHSHQQLRLETRRESLPPTLVPPPMYKLGRKQSRQIEPPKHVNSGPKTRAQKPPNRKPKSYKELSNDPEHVNYLLHRASQY from the coding sequence ATGGAATTTTCTGTGACGGACGATTCAGCAGCGGCAAGCGAGGCCGACGGAGCGAAGACGGCCCGATCACGTGGTATTTCCGCAATGGTCGACGAGCAGCGGGAATTGAACGGCAAACTGGGGAAGTTGCGGTTAGATTGTCAGGGAAAACTGCACAGAATCGATCGGGAAAAGAATAAGATTCTATCCGAGCACAAGCGGGATAAAAACAACGGTAGTAGCGACTCACTGGCTAGTCGCGGATCGGCGGACAGCGCTGTCGAGTTGACCGGACTGCCGAAAGCGGCGCTGCGGCGCAGAGGTAGCGTCGACGTCGGTTTACTAATGAACGAACGCCGCGCGCAACAGGAATTCTCGAATCTAGCCGGCAGACGCGGCTCGGATAGTAAATTAGACCGGCACCATTCACACCAGCAACTTCGACTAGAGACCAGGCGCGAGTCGCTACCACCGACGCTCGTGCCGCCACCTATGTACAAACTTGGGCGAAAGCAGTCGCGTCAGATAGAGCCCCCGAAACACGTGAATTCTGGCCCGAAAACACGCGCCCAAAAACCGCCCAATAGGAAACCGAAAAGTTACAAAGAGCTGTCCAATGACCCAGAACACGTGAATTATTTGTTACACCGAGCATCTCAATACTGA
- the LOC141910231 gene encoding uncharacterized protein ZK673.1-like, with protein MNSSLATVCCLLITFVCVSSQDDLSAQLKSSCADQSSNCRYLSDMCQQAQYKAIMAIKCKETCGYCNGMGSGDCMDSSEKCPYVKDKVCPNRFLAIKYCKFTCGLCL; from the exons ATGAattcctcacttgccacagtttGTTGTCTATTGATCACGTTCGTCTGCGTGTCATCACAG gatgatTTGTCTGCTCAATTGAAAT CGAGCTGCGCCGACCAGTCGTCCAACTGTAGGTATCTCTCCGACATGTGTCAACAGGCCCAGTATAAAGCTATCATGGCCATTAAATGTAAGGAGACCTGTGGATATTGCAA CGGAATGGGATCCG GTGATTGCATGGATTCTTCGGAGAAGTGCCCTTACGTGAAGGATAAAGTTTGCCCGAACAGATTTTTGGCcatcaaatattgtaaattcacctGCGGACTTTGTCTCTAA
- the LOC141910234 gene encoding uncharacterized protein LOC141910234, which produces MKSTLAAAVCLLLIGAVCISADELEDILAQLESNCSDKSSNCGLLSNLCRHPLYKVMMAIKCKDTCGYCGGMGYGDCKDTTNRCPYLKDQVCPNRYFAIKYCKFTCGLCY; this is translated from the exons ATGAAGTCTACACTTGCCGCAGCAGTTTGCCTTCTGCTTATCGGAGCTGTTTGTATTTCAGCAGACGAA ttaGAGGATATTCTTGCTCAACTGGAAT CAAACTGTTCTGACAAGTCTTCCAACTGTGGCCTTTTATCCAACCTGTGTCGACATCCCCTATATAAAGTGATGATGGCCATAAAATGCAAGGACACCTGCGGATACTGTGG TGGTATGGGATACG GTGATTGCAAAGATACGACGAACAGATGCCCGTATTTGAAGGATCAAGTTTGCCCGAACAGATATTTTGCcatcaaatattgtaaattcacctGCGGACTTTGCTACTAA
- the LOC141910322 gene encoding disintegrin and metalloproteinase domain-containing protein adm-2-like, translated as MLFFSLSNSIVIKRLYYNLFDPFVYISIHYFLIRSGRRLPGVNGAAVKASVCNTDTAVAFVTFQKSDPYKVAYTSQTALHEMGHALGMSHDTDGCACTQGIGQCIMAATQTAQQTVHPTYSECSIVTLATDISDGYLDCLFTDEPKIESACGNGVLDEGEECDCGTEECDCCDKLTCKFVEAGETCNTNDCMTCSGTSSQCEGTQLADFTSCDGGRGQCFDQSCRSTDLACQTYFGPSAETDREATEANKDWNSKEHNGGGMRLYDTSAFAWSKKYKQFVKDNSADGSCGQLQCRSENTARVLDSDGNFVRTYTYRLNWKKGTRIIYELFGDVHWGRYTYKQFFPILAPRGAPCKLENGQTGYCNSGQTRPDQWNWNQIRFSTCDPLPTK; from the exons atgttgtttttcagtttATCTAACTCTATA gTTATAAAAAGGTTGTATTATAACCTTTTCGATCCATTCGTGTATATttctattcattattttctgattcgTAGCGGTCGACGTTTACCGGGAGTGAACGGAGCCGCCGTCAAGGCGTCTGTATGTAATACCGACACAGCTGTAGCGTTCGTCACCTTCCAGAAATCCGATCCGTACAAAG ttgCTTACACATCACAGACAGCGCTTCACGAAATGGGTCATGCGTTAGGCATGTCCCATGACACTGACG GCTGCGCTTGTACCCAAGGAATTGGTCAATGTATCATGGCCGCCACCCA GACGGCCCAGCAGACGGTGCACCCTACATACAGTGAATGTAGCATCGTAACGCTAGCCACTGATATCAGCGATGGTTATCTGGATTGCCTATTTACCGACGAACCGAAGATT GAATCCGCGTGTGGCAATGGAGTTCTCGACGAAGGGGAAGAATGCGATTGCGGTACCGAG GAATGCGACTGCTGTGATAAATTGACCTGTAAG tttGTTGAAGCGGGCGAGACGTGTAACACAAACGACTGTATGACATGCTCGGGAACCAGCTCTCAG TGTGAAGGCACGCAATTGGCTGATTTCACATCATGTGACGGCGGCCGCGGACAGTGTTTCGACCAATCATGTCGCAGCACGGATCTGGCGTGTCAGACGTACTTCGGACCATCTG CGGAAACGGATCGCGAAGCGACTGAAGCGAACAAGGATTGGAATTCTAAAGAACATAACGGCGGAGGGATGAGACTTTATGATACGAGTGCATTTGCCTGGAGtaaaaaatataaacagtTCGTCAAAGATAATTCGGCAGATGG ATCGTGCGGTCAGTTACAGTGCCGGTCTGAGAACACCGCTCGAGTTCTGGACAGCGACGGCAATTTCGTCAGAACGTATACCTATCGCTTAAACTGGAAAAAAGGAACCAG GATAATTTACGAATTATTTGGTGATGTTCATTGGGGAAGATACACATATAAACAGTTCTTCCCGATTTTAGCCCCGAGAGGAGCGCCTTGCAAATTAGAGAACGGTCAAACTGGG tattGTAACTCTGGGCAGACGAGACCAGACCAATGGAATTGGAACCAAATTAGATTTTCAACCTGTGACCCCCTGCCGACCAAATAG